ACGCGTCGGCAAGCAAACCACCCACGATCGGCGCGAGAAAGGTGCTCGGCGCGATGAGCGTGTTCGCGAGACCGATGTACGACGCGCGATTTTTCTCGTCCGTGAATTGGAGAATCATCGGCATCGCCACGGTCCAGAACGCGACATTCGCAATCCCGGCGAAAATGAACGCCGGAAAAAACCAGGTCGCGTCGGGCGCAAGGAACGCGAGCAACGCGCTCGCGATCGCGGCGAACGCGCCCAGGGTCATCGCGCCGCGGTGCGTCCAGTGATCGCCGAGCCAACCCAGGATCGGGTTCGCCAGAATCTGCGAGCCGGTAAAGACCGCCGTCAACCAGCCGGCGAATTCCGGGCTGGCGTTAAAACGCCGCACAGCGTAGACGGTGAAAAACGCATACGCCATCAACGCAACTTGCGAAACCATGCGAACGATAAGAAACCAGGAAAAATTTTTATCGCGCCGCAAAATCTCGACCAGGTGACGCGAGTAATCGCGCTCGGCGACGACGGGCGGGACCGGCGGCTGGCGTTCTTCGCGCACCAGCGCGAGGAAGACCCAGGAGAGCGCCATCGCGGCAAGGGTAAGCATGAAGCATAACGCAAAATTGGAGGACGGCGCGACGCGTTCGAGCACGAGTCCCGCGACAATCGCGCCTCCACTCGCAAGCAAATTCGCCGCGCCCGCTTGCAAGCCATAGAGCGAACCCAAGCGGTTTGCGGGGATGATTTTCGCGAGCATGGCTTGCCACGCCGTCGCGGTGATGCCGCCGCCCACGCCCTGCCAAATCAGCATCAGGTAAATCAGCACGAGCGCGAGCGTGCGGTCGAGCGACGGCAAGAACCACGCGATCAGCGCGAGAAACAAGTACGGCACGCGTTCATGCAGAGTTCGCAGAACGACCATGCGTTTGAAATAGCCCAGCCGCGCGACATGTTGCGCGGTGAGCAGTTGCGGAAATTGCCAACCGACCGCGTGAAT
This is a stretch of genomic DNA from Chloroflexota bacterium. It encodes these proteins:
- a CDS encoding MFS transporter; translation: MSDHDSRTLTRNFTFNILDGAFFGLGIGFGSFVTVLPLFVSQLTDSALLIGLIPAIHAVGWQFPQLLTAQHVARLGYFKRMVVLRTLHERVPYLFLALIAWFLPSLDRTLALVLIYLMLIWQGVGGGITATAWQAMLAKIIPANRLGSLYGLQAGAANLLASGGAIVAGLVLERVAPSSNFALCFMLTLAAMALSWVFLALVREERQPPVPPVVAERDYSRHLVEILRRDKNFSWFLIVRMVSQVALMAYAFFTVYAVRRFNASPEFAGWLTAVFTGSQILANPILGWLGDHWTHRGAMTLGAFAAIASALLAFLAPDATWFFPAFIFAGIANVAFWTVAMPMILQFTDEKNRASYIGLANTLIAPSTFLAPIVGGLLADAFGYPAAFATALLGGIATLVVLQFILRDPTRETENIGRG